From Zavarzinella sp., one genomic window encodes:
- a CDS encoding dsDNA nuclease domain-containing protein, which translates to MSEELTPIMAPDQVLNPNDPGDATRRRFRYQDVRATCYILALFDEDEAIIEIICEQQEDILVKRMNGRFKGVQIKTREDGAMPFKSGDEEIMKSLQRFIEEERDFPGQFEEFVLGCNCGFWQEKKNRSNLPHLLDLARGKTWEDAPKPVLDFIKKLCPAPNTPKPNKSKKSAASPCSAGATSPSSATQQQSMVQPKETHEVMLDRAFSVFQKVAVTTTPSLTEMTAPVISLLATLECVGKNQSYDDLNSIAEALISEVATASSMTHASFKKHYFEICIDPEKAKADSILLAKRFDRARAEEVIRRAFRAKTPLADGTTFAADKLPVGTRTQQAKMTAGGIVIDDIEEAVQQRQAAEYVLSSWINKFGVSKANAQYQDLRSAVLTEANEAKRQAAEAQPGAQYGAAMLMLVKGRVRQLHQDSGNALHGVRYDQLLGIAGIMTEECPLWWSQRFDLHVEAAS; encoded by the coding sequence ATGAGTGAAGAATTAACGCCAATCATGGCTCCAGACCAAGTCCTCAATCCAAATGATCCGGGTGACGCAACACGCCGCCGCTTTCGTTATCAGGACGTGCGGGCAACTTGTTACATCCTCGCTCTATTCGACGAAGACGAGGCGATCATCGAGATTATTTGCGAACAGCAGGAAGACATTCTCGTTAAGCGCATGAATGGCCGATTCAAGGGTGTACAGATCAAGACGAGGGAAGACGGCGCCATGCCCTTCAAGTCGGGCGATGAAGAAATCATGAAGTCGCTGCAACGGTTCATCGAGGAAGAACGTGACTTTCCGGGCCAGTTCGAGGAATTCGTCCTCGGCTGCAATTGTGGCTTCTGGCAAGAAAAAAAGAACAGAAGCAACCTTCCACACCTGTTAGATTTGGCTAGAGGGAAGACTTGGGAAGACGCCCCTAAGCCAGTCCTCGATTTCATCAAGAAGCTATGTCCGGCACCTAATACACCGAAACCAAATAAGTCCAAGAAAAGTGCAGCATCGCCCTGTTCAGCGGGTGCTACGAGTCCATCATCGGCAACTCAGCAACAGTCAATGGTACAACCAAAGGAAACTCACGAAGTGATGCTCGATAGAGCGTTCTCAGTTTTCCAAAAGGTTGCGGTTACCACAACACCGTCCCTGACGGAAATGACCGCCCCGGTGATCAGCCTTCTGGCAACACTGGAATGCGTGGGCAAGAACCAGTCCTATGACGATCTGAACTCAATAGCCGAGGCCCTTATCTCCGAAGTTGCAACAGCCTCCTCTATGACTCACGCCTCATTCAAAAAGCACTACTTCGAAATCTGCATTGACCCCGAGAAAGCCAAAGCCGACAGTATCCTGTTGGCAAAGCGATTCGACAGAGCCAGAGCCGAAGAGGTCATCCGCCGCGCGTTCCGGGCCAAGACCCCACTCGCAGACGGGACTACATTCGCCGCCGACAAGCTTCCCGTAGGTACTCGGACCCAGCAAGCCAAGATGACTGCTGGTGGCATCGTTATCGACGACATAGAGGAGGCTGTGCAGCAGAGGCAGGCCGCAGAGTATGTGTTGTCCTCCTGGATCAACAAATTCGGCGTCAGCAAGGCGAACGCCCAGTACCAAGACCTGAGATCCGCGGTATTGACAGAGGCGAACGAGGCCAAAAGGCAGGCCGCCGAAGCCCAGCCTGGGGCACAATACGGAGCCGCGATGCTGATGCTGGTAAAGGGGCGAGTACGTCAACTGCACCAAGATAGCGGCAACGCACTCCACGGAGTCAGATACGACCAGCTACTCGGGATCGCCGGCATCATGACAGAGGAGTGCCCGTTGTGGTGGAGCCAGAGATTCGACCTCCACGTGGAGGCGGCATCATGA